A part of Desulfobacter sp. genomic DNA contains:
- a CDS encoding universal stress protein — protein sequence MFKHILLCTHSTEGAQKAEAFVFDRLEKDPALRVSVLTVLDEDWRGMTGDDWLNSSKSHATFLDHVETQVTEEIQEEWDRIRAAYPAGARAEFYQQIGNIAETIARAAGALGCDLIVIGPWQKSKGLLDNSRSKGLRDRIKNKDLHPLLPCPLMIIP from the coding sequence ATGTTTAAACACATTTTACTTTGTACCCACAGCACCGAGGGGGCACAAAAGGCCGAAGCCTTTGTGTTCGACCGGCTTGAAAAGGACCCCGCCCTCAGGGTCAGCGTACTCACCGTCCTGGACGAAGACTGGCGGGGCATGACCGGCGACGACTGGCTCAACTCCAGCAAGTCCCACGCCACATTTCTCGACCATGTGGAAACCCAGGTCACCGAAGAAATCCAGGAGGAATGGGACCGGATCAGGGCCGCCTACCCCGCTGGCGCCCGGGCGGAATTTTACCAGCAAATCGGCAACATCGCCGAAACCATTGCCCGTGCCGCCGGGGCCCTGGGATGCGACCTCATTGTGATCGGCCCCTGGCAGAAATCCAAAGGCCTGCTGGACAACAGCCGGAGCAAGGGCCTCAGGGACAGAATTAAAAACAAAGACCTTCATCCGTTACTGCCATGCCCGCTGATGATCATTCCTTAG
- a CDS encoding putative sulfate exporter family transporter, with the protein MPRIKDNMPVIIMGVFLLVYGLIVNTGVLLPAMKYLHTHKSMDLQVMMSFILGGLALVGALINSAKEPGNSVFDRFFLQPLGGVIMILLMAMAIRWYLEPMVKIMSASLQPVLGFKLYKVLNLNYVVLGILAGVVLTNSYGIPKFAEAGVKCARFVLKMGVIMLGARYSFAELAKLGVYSVWLIGFFVLGTVFLVLWLGNLFKQPKSMTGVLSAGMGVCGVSATVAVAPVVKAKSTEMAYTIGTILSFGIICMFVFPTIGKLAGMNAVQFGAWAGTGILNSAQVAAAALAFNAVDIKTLKVAEIFNITRVLFLPVIVLVLATWFGKETGQKLSFKSVVIDKFPLFILGFLILFGMSSAGLFSPPGHYKGKYIDVSYNDRTQVTPEEWEVLNKAMAAGEFKGLTAEQMAAVNDLIHQRQIAGNYQDRNDKTKFDQVGRARMTELEGILAAAKAKTVSISAEVKSAIKHAVKQVHKKSKTVVTLTDFMIWFFAFGLIGLGMQITKKSITQAGGWPIVMGVISGTTKATLSFFVVLWLVKDVVLH; encoded by the coding sequence ATGCCACGAATTAAGGATAACATGCCCGTCATCATCATGGGCGTGTTTCTGCTTGTCTACGGACTGATTGTCAATACCGGGGTGCTGCTGCCCGCCATGAAGTATCTGCACACCCATAAATCCATGGACCTCCAGGTGATGATGAGTTTCATCCTGGGCGGACTGGCCCTGGTCGGTGCCCTGATCAACTCCGCCAAGGAACCCGGGAACTCCGTGTTTGACCGGTTTTTCCTCCAGCCCCTGGGCGGGGTCATCATGATCCTTCTCATGGCCATGGCCATCCGGTGGTACCTGGAACCCATGGTCAAAATCATGAGTGCATCCCTGCAGCCGGTTCTGGGCTTTAAACTATATAAGGTCCTCAACCTCAACTACGTTGTCCTGGGTATTCTGGCCGGGGTGGTGCTGACCAACTCCTACGGCATCCCCAAATTTGCCGAAGCCGGCGTTAAATGTGCCCGGTTCGTCCTCAAAATGGGGGTCATCATGCTGGGGGCCCGGTACTCCTTTGCCGAACTGGCCAAGCTGGGGGTTTACTCGGTATGGCTCATCGGCTTTTTCGTTTTGGGCACGGTATTCCTGGTCCTCTGGCTGGGGAACCTCTTTAAGCAGCCCAAATCCATGACCGGCGTTCTTTCCGCGGGCATGGGGGTCTGCGGGGTTTCCGCCACCGTTGCCGTGGCCCCCGTGGTCAAGGCCAAAAGTACTGAAATGGCCTATACCATCGGCACCATCCTCTCCTTCGGCATCATCTGCATGTTTGTCTTCCCCACCATCGGCAAGCTGGCCGGGATGAATGCCGTGCAGTTCGGTGCCTGGGCCGGTACCGGCATCCTCAACTCCGCCCAGGTTGCCGCCGCAGCCCTGGCCTTTAACGCCGTTGATATCAAAACCTTGAAGGTTGCCGAAATTTTCAACATCACCCGTGTACTCTTCCTGCCCGTCATCGTTCTTGTCCTGGCCACCTGGTTCGGCAAGGAAACCGGCCAGAAGCTGAGCTTCAAATCCGTTGTCATCGACAAATTCCCCCTCTTCATCCTGGGCTTTCTGATTCTTTTCGGAATGTCTTCCGCCGGGCTGTTCTCCCCTCCGGGCCACTATAAGGGCAAATACATTGACGTGTCCTACAATGACCGGACCCAGGTGACCCCCGAAGAATGGGAAGTGCTGAACAAAGCCATGGCCGCCGGTGAATTCAAAGGCCTCACCGCTGAACAGATGGCGGCAGTCAATGACCTGATCCACCAGCGCCAGATCGCCGGCAACTACCAGGACCGCAATGACAAAACCAAGTTCGACCAGGTGGGCCGTGCCCGCATGACCGAGCTTGAGGGCATCCTGGCCGCCGCCAAGGCCAAGACGGTCTCCATTTCCGCGGAAGTGAAGAGTGCCATCAAGCATGCGGTGAAACAGGTACACAAAAAGTCAAAGACCGTTGTCACCCTCACTGACTTCATGATCTGGTTCTTTGCCTTCGGCCTCATCGGCCTGGGCATGCAGATTACCAAAAAATCCATTACCCAGGCAGGGGGATGGCCCATCGTAATGGGCGTCATTTCCGGGACCACCAAAGCAACACTTTCCTTCTTTGTCGTCCTCTGGCTGGTTAAAGACGTTGTATTGCATTAA
- a CDS encoding response regulator: MFESSPIRLQVSQVSSALAHNIESCCHALEELKRVSLILFTRTPRDSADIQAWYRQDGFGVDDDGFWISLPLLAAFRGGRAPAHAVSFSWHPDLRDDPEASFRMYCLKDVGQYLMEARQRLPGTAWIYYQDVTNTSMQFPYIDQVTAITPDFDWSAYHTYVSVAPENNPQREIRWTRPTIDYAGEGLIISASVPVYLDDRFIGLWSIDLPMASLYNNFDFKGYLKDQVNFIIDREGYMVAHPAIEAEIDKEKGSVYRRHIHQLGTRFKGIEPGELLSEGSGRRLLSNSQGDDLVVWFEVIPGIQWIFFATVPRQSMEDAINQRIRKALDRVKSGDLSYRIKNLSEIDHARLVAEGFNQMASALENQERIRLEAREEKKRLEKRLQHFQRMEAIGTLAGGIAHDFNNILFPILGYSELLLQDLAGGSPEYEMMKQIYQAAGRARDLTRQILTFSRQTEMENTAVSFQSIVKEALKLLRASVPRTIEIHQKIDKDCPPVLGDATLLHQIIMNLCTNAFHAVEETDGSFEVSLKPVEVPALPEPGFENLSPGHHIRLTVSDNGPGMDEETLTKIFDPYFTTKSEGKGTGLGLAVTYGIVQKLNGEIKVYSETGQGTTFQVFLPVADFTPNNENLPDPAISGGVGRVLLVDDEESITTLGTRFLEKYGYSVTAFTDSRKALEAFARAPHAFDIVVTDMTMPRMTGDILAARLKELRRDIPVILCTGFSEKISSNKYKESVINAFLMKPISIKDIHQTIRKLLDTSGKTRGNG, encoded by the coding sequence ATGTTTGAAAGCAGTCCCATCCGTCTACAGGTCAGTCAGGTATCGTCGGCCCTGGCGCACAATATTGAAAGCTGCTGCCATGCCCTGGAGGAGTTAAAGCGCGTTTCCCTTATCCTTTTTACCCGTACGCCAAGGGATAGCGCCGATATTCAGGCCTGGTACCGGCAGGACGGCTTCGGTGTGGATGATGACGGGTTCTGGATCTCCCTGCCGCTGCTGGCCGCTTTCAGGGGCGGCAGGGCCCCGGCCCATGCCGTCTCCTTTTCATGGCACCCGGACCTCCGGGACGATCCGGAGGCCTCATTTCGCATGTATTGTTTAAAAGATGTGGGACAATATCTGATGGAAGCCAGACAAAGGCTGCCCGGCACCGCCTGGATCTACTATCAGGATGTGACCAATACCTCGATGCAGTTCCCCTATATTGACCAGGTAACGGCCATTACCCCGGATTTTGACTGGTCTGCCTATCACACCTATGTGTCCGTGGCACCGGAAAATAATCCCCAAAGGGAGATCCGGTGGACCCGCCCCACCATTGATTATGCCGGAGAGGGGCTGATCATTTCCGCTTCCGTCCCCGTCTACCTTGATGACCGCTTTATCGGGCTGTGGAGTATTGATCTGCCCATGGCCTCCCTCTATAACAATTTTGATTTTAAGGGCTATCTCAAAGACCAGGTCAATTTCATCATCGACCGGGAAGGCTATATGGTGGCCCACCCTGCCATTGAGGCGGAAATCGATAAAGAAAAGGGCAGCGTATATCGCCGCCATATCCACCAGCTCGGCACCCGGTTCAAGGGTATTGAGCCCGGGGAGCTGCTGTCGGAGGGCAGCGGCCGCAGGCTTCTGTCCAACAGCCAGGGGGATGACCTGGTGGTATGGTTTGAGGTGATTCCGGGCATCCAGTGGATATTTTTTGCCACCGTTCCAAGGCAGTCCATGGAGGATGCCATCAACCAGAGAATCCGGAAAGCCCTGGACAGGGTGAAATCCGGGGACCTCTCCTACCGGATTAAAAACCTGTCGGAGATTGATCATGCCCGGCTGGTGGCAGAGGGGTTCAACCAGATGGCATCCGCCCTTGAAAACCAGGAACGGATCCGGCTGGAGGCCAGGGAGGAAAAAAAGCGGCTGGAAAAACGGCTCCAGCATTTCCAGCGCATGGAGGCCATCGGCACCCTTGCCGGGGGGATTGCCCACGATTTCAACAATATCCTGTTCCCGATCCTGGGATATTCGGAACTATTACTCCAGGACCTGGCCGGGGGCAGTCCGGAATATGAAATGATGAAACAGATTTACCAGGCCGCCGGCAGGGCCAGGGACCTGACCCGCCAGATCCTGACCTTCAGCCGGCAGACGGAAATGGAGAATACAGCGGTTTCCTTCCAGAGCATTGTCAAGGAGGCCCTCAAGCTTTTGCGGGCATCCGTTCCCCGGACCATTGAGATACACCAGAAAATCGACAAGGACTGTCCGCCGGTGCTGGGGGATGCCACACTGCTGCACCAGATCATCATGAACCTGTGTACCAATGCCTTCCATGCGGTTGAGGAGACCGACGGCAGCTTCGAAGTCTCCCTGAAACCCGTTGAAGTCCCTGCCCTGCCGGAGCCGGGGTTCGAAAACCTTTCGCCGGGGCACCATATCCGGCTGACCGTATCGGACAACGGCCCGGGCATGGATGAAGAGACATTGACAAAGATATTTGATCCCTATTTTACCACCAAGTCCGAGGGGAAGGGCACGGGACTCGGCCTTGCCGTGACCTACGGGATCGTCCAGAAACTGAACGGAGAAATAAAGGTATACAGCGAAACGGGCCAGGGCACCACCTTCCAGGTATTTCTGCCGGTGGCGGATTTCACACCCAACAATGAGAACCTGCCGGATCCGGCCATTTCAGGGGGCGTCGGCCGTGTCCTCCTGGTGGACGATGAAGAGAGCATCACCACCCTGGGAACCCGCTTTCTGGAAAAGTACGGGTATTCGGTAACCGCCTTTACCGACAGCAGAAAGGCCCTTGAGGCCTTTGCAAGGGCCCCCCACGCCTTTGACATTGTGGTCACCGACATGACTATGCCCCGGATGACAGGAGATATCCTGGCCGCCCGCCTCAAGGAGCTGCGAAGGGATATCCCGGTGATTCTATGCACGGGATTCAGTGAAAAAATTTCAAGTAATAAATACAAAGAGTCTGTGATTAACGCCTTTCTGATGAAACCCATTTCCATAAAAGATATTCACCAGACCATCCGGAAGCTCCTTGACACCTCCGGAAAAACCAGGGGAAACGGATGA
- a CDS encoding glutamate--tRNA ligase: protein MENQVVVRFAPSPTGYLHIGGARTAIFNWLYARQTQGKFILRIEDTDAERSTKDSIQGIIDGLKWLGLDWDEGPNFQSSAIKDHLAAAEQLVASGHAYKCFCTKEELDRKREAAVAAKQTYVYDGACRELSQDRAAEKEARGLPFTIRLKVPRDGGSLVFKDAVYGRVEKRFQDLEDFIIVRSNGTPLYILSNAVDDIRDRVTHIIRGQDGLANTPKQILLYKALGAPLPVFAHMSLTLDPKKAKISKRRHGELVAIHHYRNQGFLPWAFVNFLVLLGWATPDSREIFSRDELIAAFSLDGISRANSVFNIRPGETRFATDPKALNINAHHLRTMDLEALSDAVKPFLQTEGLWDSAYEGQGKERFLETLDLLRQRFHLLTDFASIGRAWFSDDFEMDPKGKEKHLTAHAQLHAPLAELGHKILAMDNYTEKEVETLLRDTLKTLDVKPGILMNALRMVLTGQPKGPDFMKSLMVMGRKRTGERLVNLGNPC from the coding sequence ATGGAAAACCAGGTTGTTGTCAGATTTGCCCCCAGCCCCACGGGTTACCTTCACATCGGCGGTGCCAGGACCGCCATATTCAACTGGCTCTATGCCAGGCAAACCCAGGGGAAATTTATCCTGAGAATCGAGGATACGGATGCGGAGCGCTCCACCAAAGATTCCATCCAGGGCATCATTGACGGCTTGAAATGGCTGGGGCTGGACTGGGACGAGGGCCCCAACTTCCAGAGCAGCGCCATAAAAGACCACCTGGCAGCGGCAGAGCAGCTGGTTGCATCGGGCCACGCCTACAAATGCTTCTGCACAAAGGAAGAGCTGGACCGGAAACGAGAGGCGGCCGTGGCCGCCAAACAGACCTATGTTTACGACGGGGCCTGCCGGGAACTGAGCCAGGACCGGGCCGCGGAAAAGGAGGCCCGGGGGCTGCCCTTTACCATCCGGCTGAAGGTGCCCCGGGACGGCGGCAGCCTGGTGTTTAAGGATGCGGTATACGGCCGGGTGGAAAAACGGTTCCAGGACCTGGAGGACTTCATTATTGTCCGGTCCAACGGCACCCCTCTGTACATTCTGTCCAATGCCGTGGATGATATCCGCGACAGGGTCACCCATATCATCCGGGGCCAGGACGGCCTGGCCAATACCCCCAAGCAGATCCTCCTCTACAAGGCCCTTGGGGCGCCGCTGCCGGTGTTTGCCCATATGTCCCTGACCCTGGATCCCAAAAAGGCAAAAATCTCCAAGCGCCGCCACGGCGAACTGGTGGCCATCCACCATTACAGAAACCAGGGATTTCTGCCCTGGGCCTTTGTGAATTTCCTCGTCCTCCTGGGCTGGGCCACCCCGGATTCACGGGAGATTTTCTCCAGGGACGAACTGATCGCGGCATTTTCCCTGGACGGCATCAGCCGGGCCAATTCCGTTTTCAATATCCGTCCGGGGGAGACCCGGTTCGCCACAGACCCCAAAGCCCTGAACATCAATGCCCACCACCTGAGGACCATGGATCTGGAGGCATTGTCAGATGCCGTCAAACCCTTCCTCCAAACAGAGGGCTTGTGGGACAGCGCCTATGAAGGCCAGGGGAAAGAACGATTTTTGGAAACCCTGGACCTGCTCCGCCAGCGCTTCCACCTGCTCACGGATTTCGCATCCATCGGCAGGGCCTGGTTTTCTGATGATTTTGAAATGGACCCCAAAGGCAAAGAAAAACACCTGACCGCCCATGCGCAGCTCCATGCCCCCCTGGCGGAACTGGGGCATAAAATACTGGCCATGGACAATTACACGGAAAAGGAGGTGGAAACCCTGCTCCGGGACACCCTGAAAACCCTAGATGTAAAGCCCGGTATCCTGATGAACGCCCTGCGCATGGTCCTGACCGGCCAGCCCAAAGGGCCGGATTTCATGAAAAGTTTGATGGTCATGGGCCGCAAACGGACGGGCGAACGGCTGGTAAACTTAGGGAATCCATGCTGA
- a CDS encoding nitroreductase, which yields MEILEAINSRKSIRKFKPDPVSKATLRKILETAVRAPSSENTQPWEFYVLSGEVLDRVRSGNLEKLRNFEMPPQEMHHILVERPKGSVYRRRQVEIAKQLFSLMEIAREDKAMRARWMERGFRYFDAPAAVIITADKSLPLEGSFLDVGAVMQNICLAALEFGLHTCIENQGITYADVVRSQGKIPEDKRLMAAIAIGYPDWTFPANHVESPRESIDEVVTWCGFDH from the coding sequence ATGGAGATTCTGGAGGCCATCAATTCGCGGAAAAGCATCAGAAAATTCAAGCCCGATCCCGTTTCCAAAGCAACACTGAGAAAGATACTGGAAACGGCTGTCCGGGCCCCGTCATCGGAAAACACCCAGCCCTGGGAATTTTATGTCCTCTCCGGGGAGGTGCTGGACCGGGTGCGCAGCGGGAACCTTGAAAAATTGCGGAATTTTGAAATGCCGCCCCAGGAGATGCACCATATCCTCGTGGAGCGTCCCAAAGGCAGCGTCTACCGGCGACGGCAGGTGGAGATCGCCAAACAGCTTTTTTCGCTGATGGAGATCGCCCGGGAGGACAAAGCCATGCGGGCCCGGTGGATGGAGCGGGGATTCCGGTATTTTGACGCCCCGGCCGCTGTTATTATTACGGCGGATAAGAGCCTGCCCCTGGAGGGCAGTTTCCTGGATGTGGGGGCGGTGATGCAGAATATCTGCCTGGCCGCCCTTGAGTTCGGGCTGCACACCTGCATTGAAAACCAGGGCATCACCTATGCCGACGTGGTCCGAAGCCAGGGGAAAATACCCGAGGATAAACGGCTGATGGCCGCCATTGCCATCGGATATCCGGACTGGACCTTTCCTGCAAACCATGTGGAAAGCCCGCGGGAATCCATAGACGAGGTGGTCACCTGGTGCGGTTTCGACCACTGA
- a CDS encoding diguanylate cyclase: MGLFWNKLLAPKDPHNGSTFMEIPGVWNKGRGKDASFPAKGFATFRLQVHLNDTKGIFAVRMKEVFTAYRLWIDDREIFSCGRVGKTAEDAIPRSESHAAVFTVEHPQFDILLQVSNFHYKDGGINDAIEFGTAAQIQKKRETSLIEDYLLFGSLLIMSIYHFGLFGLRREDLTPLLFGVFCLIMASRILVANDIYFTTLFPAAGWHIRMKIIVLGYYLGLPVFVTFINQLYQQVFHRPVIMGIQALGTGASLMVLVTGPSFYPHTEIYYQTFIIFSALYVIFGLIRAMNKGMEGAKWILLGFLALFATVVNDILYDQHVGFFNKYQNLLPFGLFIFIFSQSYILSVRFSNAFKIASIDHLCQVFNRRRFMELAEYERLRFERSGAPLCLLSFDADHFKAVNDTYGHDTGDRALKTLAKTVKANIRKQDVFGRMGGEEFSLLLPETSIDLAVQIAERLRHKIKTTPVPVKKTQIYITVSIGTAIMTQPLKVEDLLKNADLALYQAKENGRDQVSVWDGKN, from the coding sequence ATGGGCCTTTTCTGGAACAAACTTCTGGCCCCCAAAGATCCCCATAACGGCTCAACCTTCATGGAGATTCCCGGCGTCTGGAACAAGGGGCGGGGAAAGGATGCCTCATTTCCTGCGAAGGGTTTCGCCACCTTCCGCCTGCAAGTGCATTTAAATGACACCAAGGGAATTTTCGCGGTGAGGATGAAGGAAGTATTCACGGCCTACCGGCTCTGGATCGATGACAGGGAGATCTTTTCCTGCGGCAGGGTGGGAAAGACGGCTGAAGATGCCATCCCCAGGTCAGAATCCCATGCCGCCGTTTTCACGGTTGAGCACCCCCAGTTCGATATTCTGCTCCAGGTATCGAATTTTCACTATAAGGACGGCGGGATAAACGATGCCATAGAATTTGGCACCGCGGCACAGATTCAGAAAAAAAGGGAAACATCCCTGATCGAAGACTATCTCCTTTTCGGCAGCCTTCTGATCATGTCAATCTACCATTTCGGCTTATTCGGATTGCGGAGAGAAGACCTCACGCCGCTGCTTTTCGGCGTATTCTGCCTGATCATGGCATCCCGGATCCTGGTGGCCAACGACATCTATTTTACCACCCTGTTTCCGGCGGCCGGCTGGCATATCCGGATGAAAATAATCGTGCTGGGCTATTACCTGGGCCTGCCTGTATTTGTCACATTTATCAACCAATTGTACCAGCAGGTCTTTCACAGGCCGGTTATCATGGGAATCCAGGCCCTGGGAACCGGGGCCAGCCTCATGGTGCTGGTGACAGGGCCCTCATTCTATCCCCATACCGAAATCTATTACCAGACGTTTATCATTTTTTCAGCGCTGTACGTAATCTTCGGGCTGATAAGGGCCATGAACAAGGGGATGGAGGGGGCAAAATGGATTTTATTAGGGTTTCTGGCCCTTTTTGCCACCGTGGTCAACGATATCCTTTATGACCAGCATGTGGGATTTTTCAATAAATATCAGAATCTGTTGCCCTTTGGCCTGTTCATATTCATCTTTTCCCAGTCCTATATTCTCTCCGTCCGTTTTTCAAATGCTTTTAAGATCGCCAGCATAGACCACCTCTGCCAGGTGTTTAACCGCCGGCGGTTCATGGAACTGGCTGAATATGAGCGTCTCAGGTTTGAACGGTCCGGGGCACCGCTCTGCCTGCTTTCTTTTGATGCAGACCATTTTAAGGCCGTCAACGACACCTACGGGCACGACACCGGCGACCGGGCACTGAAAACACTGGCAAAAACAGTCAAAGCCAATATCAGAAAACAGGATGTATTCGGCCGGATGGGCGGAGAGGAGTTCTCCCTGCTTCTCCCTGAAACAAGCATAGACCTGGCCGTACAGATTGCAGAGCGCCTCCGGCATAAAATTAAAACCACCCCGGTTCCGGTGAAGAAAACCCAGATCTATATTACGGTGAGTATCGGCACGGCAATAATGACGCAACCGCTCAAGGTGGAGGATTTATTAAAAAACGCCGATCTTGCACTCTATCAGGCCAAGGAAAACGGCCGGGATCAGGTCTCCGTCTGGGATGGTAAAAATTAA
- a CDS encoding DUF3365 domain-containing protein, with protein MAANTFSLRLKFISGLVLFAFTLGVCIGVIMYFHYNSIMESEISQRSRMLLAQSDAVQDYVKTVLRPEMFDTLPQGRFVLKAMSSSYISRQVMARLNVKDASDYHYRRVARNPRNPASTPDAFESGLIEKFRKYRNTVFWEDTTEVDGREYHLVARPVTFKASCMQCHGTPKDAPHELIDIYGGTAGFHYEVGEVGGVVVAGFPVDMIKSPALELTYQYLSLYVLGILFFAALISLFFDRLVMKNLHKLSDVFKTRFSGEEELPIIERLGQKGEIEGLVEGVEELAVCLAGARKDLQDHAQNLERRVKERTLALDLKATKHLGDARLFVNLLSDFGRSGEDRQLIMNLLKSVGERYGAAQAVYHCTVASKNYYAWKASDAISPLSPEVEELLWKDETLLLDRQLFIPVKSPEAHWGILNLIWEAQPDPGDLDPDILLALGQQLAILIENIHAFSNIRFQHDMLQSVFNGISDPLMLIDRGCRIIIANDGCRLLFDRDKKGDREGILAQLLCPEGCAGKSILTQVATTGRPVSHEIRLPDNRYFDIDLYPLEQAGKTGMKMVLYARDITQEKEMLDRMHQAERLSAVGKMAAGIAHEINNPLGVIQVYADLVKDGTEDPETLQDLDIILKHTRSAKKVVRNLLNLARPKKKLSGSCDINEVVRSEMEVFRAQAKNRQIRMTADLATDLPRINCDAAVAEQILTNLWLNALDALQEEGDRISLSTERRGAGEVCLVIEDNGSGIEDDHLDRIFDPFFTTKAVGKGTGLGLSVIYGFVNELGGRIEVDNRPNTRFNVFFPAAGQSREGDMNNG; from the coding sequence ATGGCGGCCAACACCTTCAGCCTCAGGCTGAAATTCATATCAGGACTGGTGCTTTTTGCCTTTACCCTGGGCGTCTGTATCGGCGTGATCATGTATTTCCACTACAATTCCATCATGGAATCGGAGATCAGCCAGCGGTCCAGGATGCTGCTGGCCCAGTCCGATGCGGTCCAGGATTATGTGAAAACCGTACTCCGGCCGGAGATGTTCGACACCCTGCCCCAGGGGCGGTTCGTCCTCAAGGCCATGTCCTCTTCCTATATTTCCCGCCAGGTCATGGCCCGGCTCAATGTAAAGGATGCCTCGGACTACCATTACCGCCGGGTGGCCCGTAACCCCAGGAACCCGGCCTCGACTCCGGACGCCTTTGAAAGCGGGCTCATTGAAAAATTCCGAAAATACAGGAATACGGTATTCTGGGAAGATACCACCGAGGTCGACGGCAGGGAGTACCATCTGGTGGCCCGGCCGGTGACCTTCAAGGCCTCATGCATGCAGTGCCACGGTACCCCCAAAGACGCCCCCCATGAACTCATCGATATTTACGGCGGCACCGCCGGATTCCACTATGAGGTGGGGGAAGTGGGCGGGGTGGTGGTGGCCGGATTCCCCGTGGATATGATCAAGAGCCCGGCCCTGGAACTGACCTACCAGTACCTGAGCCTCTATGTCCTTGGCATTCTTTTTTTTGCCGCCCTCATCAGCCTCTTTTTCGACCGCCTGGTGATGAAAAATCTCCACAAACTCTCCGATGTCTTTAAAACCCGGTTCTCAGGAGAAGAGGAGCTGCCCATTATTGAGCGGCTGGGGCAAAAGGGTGAAATCGAAGGCCTGGTGGAGGGGGTGGAGGAACTGGCCGTCTGCCTGGCCGGCGCCCGGAAGGACCTCCAGGATCATGCCCAGAACCTGGAGCGGCGGGTGAAGGAACGAACCCTGGCACTGGATCTTAAGGCCACAAAACACCTGGGGGATGCCCGGCTCTTTGTGAATCTGCTCTCCGACTTCGGCCGGTCCGGGGAGGACCGCCAGCTGATTATGAATCTGCTTAAAAGCGTTGGAGAACGGTATGGGGCGGCCCAGGCCGTTTACCACTGCACCGTGGCCTCAAAGAATTACTATGCCTGGAAGGCCTCAGATGCCATTTCCCCCCTTTCCCCGGAAGTTGAGGAACTGCTATGGAAGGATGAAACCCTTCTGCTGGACAGGCAGCTTTTCATACCGGTGAAATCCCCGGAGGCCCACTGGGGTATTCTCAACCTCATCTGGGAGGCGCAGCCCGATCCCGGCGACCTGGATCCGGATATCCTTCTGGCCCTGGGCCAGCAGCTGGCCATCCTCATTGAGAACATCCATGCCTTTTCCAATATAAGATTCCAGCACGATATGCTTCAGTCGGTGTTCAACGGGATTTCAGATCCCCTGATGCTCATTGACCGGGGCTGCCGCATCATCATTGCCAATGACGGCTGCCGCCTTCTCTTTGACCGGGACAAAAAGGGGGACCGGGAAGGGATTCTGGCACAGCTTCTCTGCCCGGAGGGGTGCGCTGGCAAAAGCATTCTCACCCAGGTGGCCACCACCGGCCGGCCGGTGAGCCATGAAATCCGGCTGCCGGACAACCGGTATTTTGATATCGACCTCTATCCCCTGGAACAGGCCGGAAAGACAGGAATGAAAATGGTGCTTTATGCCCGGGACATCACCCAGGAAAAAGAGATGCTGGATCGGATGCACCAGGCCGAGCGGCTCTCCGCCGTGGGCAAAATGGCCGCCGGCATCGCCCATGAAATCAACAACCCCCTGGGGGTGATCCAGGTTTATGCCGACCTGGTCAAAGATGGCACTGAAGACCCCGAAACCCTCCAGGACCTGGACATCATCCTCAAGCATACCCGCTCCGCCAAAAAGGTGGTCCGGAACCTGCTCAATCTGGCCCGGCCTAAAAAGAAACTCTCCGGTTCCTGCGATATCAACGAGGTGGTCCGGTCCGAGATGGAGGTGTTCAGGGCCCAGGCTAAAAACAGGCAGATCCGGATGACCGCCGATCTGGCAACGGATCTGCCCCGGATAAATTGTGATGCGGCCGTGGCCGAGCAGATCCTGACCAATCTCTGGCTCAATGCCTTGGATGCCCTCCAGGAAGAGGGGGACAGGATTTCCTTATCCACGGAGCGCAGGGGCGCCGGCGAGGTCTGTCTGGTCATTGAGGATAACGGTTCCGGCATTGAGGATGACCATCTGGACCGGATTTTTGATCCGTTTTTCACCACCAAGGCCGTTGGCAAGGGCACCGGCCTGGGACTGTCGGTGATCTACGGTTTTGTCAATGAACTGGGGGGGCGGATTGAGGTGGACAACCGTCCTAACACCCGGTTTAATGTATTTTTTCCGGCAGCAGGCCAAAGCCGTGAAGGGGATATGAACAATGGATGA